One segment of Belonocnema kinseyi isolate 2016_QV_RU_SX_M_011 chromosome 7, B_treatae_v1, whole genome shotgun sequence DNA contains the following:
- the LOC117177469 gene encoding uncharacterized protein LOC117177469, producing the protein MIGKLLFAFILIVAALFPAIKTERKLTTWGFIKCFTICRKSEIDRICAYSYGSFVTFGRKTYECLKRHCGRGGKYLHDGPCNTQSIYVLQNSASSAPRNEGSLVAMAA; encoded by the exons aTGATAGGAAAACTGTTATTCGCTTTCATACTAA tcgtcGCAGCTTTGTTCCCAGCCATCAAAACCGAGCGAAAACTG ACTACTTGGGGCTTCATAAAGTGTTTTACGATATGTCGT aaATCTGAAATAGACCGAATTTGTGCATATAGTTATGGTAGCTTCGTGACTTTCGGTAGAAAGACATACGAATGCCTCAAAAGACACTGTGGAAGAG GTGGGAAATACTTACATGACGGACCATGTAATACTCAATCTATATATGTATTGCAAAATTCTGCATCTTCAGCGCCGAGAAATGAGGGTTCATTAGTCGCGATGGCCGCTTAA